In the Necator americanus strain Aroian chromosome X, whole genome shotgun sequence genome, AAGAGTTGCATAACCATGCATGTGATGATCCTTCCATGGCATTTCCCGTGACCTTTTGATGGCAGTTTGACCGTCAATAGTCCGAAGTAGTCTATCCTACATGTTTAAACATAAACAACTCTGGTTTTCGGGAGATCCTTTGGTATAGGATACTTGTAAGGGAGGTTACTGAATTCCTGGTAAAAGAAGCATTTACGAAGTACTCACGTCACTTGAGAGCGAAGTTGCGGTATTCAGAAGTTCTGACGAACCAGTGCCACATTATACCTGCATGACCCTTCAAGTAAAAGTCCTGAATGATAATATCTGTAAGTGctgttttctgcaaaatgaATATAGGATACTTCGCCTCCTCAGTTATCTACGAGACGACTGTAGCATCTCAGTATCCTTTCTGTATCCTTATAGGTATTGAGGTGCTCTAAGGACTTCAGAACTTGGGTTTTCAAGGTTTCTTGGAGATTTCGTACAAGAATCTTCCCTGcattttttatctttgtaGAGCTCAAAAGATGTGATGCAAGAGCTGATCTCACTGATTTTGTGGGCGAGAGCTCAATTCTGCTTGTACGTAGGCGATTTTTTTACACTAATCGATACAACACGCATGACCTGAACTATCACTCTCTTTGCATTTGTAAATGTTATCACTTGTCCAGCCCTGAAGGAACGCTGCTAGGATTGATTTGTTAGGATCACTGCAGACTTCCTgttctgctgcaaatcctatctcacgcctcaaagcggtgcagcggtggccctggccgtcgggcagctatggtggcgagacttcgtctcggcaggttcaaccatgttacaaaggtgtccggctagtagcccggtccttgggccaaggctacaggctagctaagtgaggaggtagtacgacgattccggtgccaggctgctagcttgctagcgcgacaagccgacctaggacaacacccccgtcgcgtcatactgctaatgtctactatgtgttcttgaGAAGCTAAGGCGTActccagaagcgacgcgcattgtcctcgcccgggcaatgtggcaaatatgcgagggctatcggctagaggacgaagccggccaaagaatttagtccgccatcgccagcaacatccagtgcgcttggcaacacttaacgttgggacgcttactggaagaagtcgtgaactggaaggcagtctcagaaaacgccgtgttgacatatgttgtgtacaggagactcgctgggaaggctccaaggcaagggagttaggcgatggctacaagctgatctaccacggcacatcaaatcgcaatggcgttggtatcatattgaacgagtcgtttagaaatagcgtcacagcggtggatcgactatcggatcgcttgatggctgtaaaagtagatacaggagaagtggaattgcgagtcgtctctgcttatgcgccacagatgggctgtagtgaagaagagaaggcgtgcttttgggaagatctggagcagtacgtccaatccctggaaagcgaagaagtacttttaatcggaggagacttcaacggacatgtcggttcttgGAAAGACGGATttgagagttgtcatggtggatacggctatggagctcgtaacgacgacgggttgcgaatcctggagtatgcggttgcaagtgacttgatcattgctaacacgcagtatcggaaaagaaaatcgcatttgatcacgtacaccagcggcggtcgtgaaacacaaatagatttctggatgttacgccgacgagatcgccgacttctgcaggattcaaaagtcatccttACAGatcatgtcgctgcccaacaccatctgctcgttatggacttgaaaatctcccgtccaaggaagagacatccaaggactgaaacacagcgcatcaaatggtggaatctgaaggatcgaaaggaggtatttttcgcgtccgtggctccatctacacttccccaccctactcgtagtgtggaggaaatgtggttgtctacttccagcgttatacgcttgaccgcggaaaacactctgggaaagacgactctaggtaagccaaaggtacaaaaggctacgtggttttggagcGAGGAAGTTTAGGCGGCAATTCGtaagaagaagtccaagtataagctctggtggaggacacgtgagcctgaagatcgggatgtttacctagcggcgaagagggaggctaagaaggcagtctccaaggcgaagtcggacagctacaaggctgtgtacgacatgcttgataccagagaaggcgagcgggcagtgtatcgtttagtcggagcgcgtcatcgctcaacgttggatatggagcacaccaagatcgttaagggagctgatggagccgttctgcgccgctctggtcagatcctggagaggtggcgagagtactacaatcacttgtgtaacgaagagttctgtcatcctccgatcccaaccgttcccagcgtcgaaggtcctgttctaccaattactgccgtcggaGTCAGTGCTGCACTCGCAAAagtgaagtcgaacaaggcaaccggtcctgatgacatacctgttgatatctggaagctgctaggagatcgagggtccatgtggctcgcaactctacttaacaagatcgttgcagaaggacggactccagacgtttggcaaacttccgtgaccgtgcctgtctggaaaggaaaaggagacattgctgactgcacctcgtacaggcctatacgactgctgtgccatacgatgaaggttttttttgtcctcgaagctcgtctgaggaaaattgttagcgtttcactcaaccagtgcggctttgtgaaggactgcaccactgtagatgctatccatgctgtccgaatcctcctggagaaacatcgagagaagaaccgcagtgtgcatcttgcttttctcgatctcgagaaagctttcgaccgtgtcccacatgagctgttatggatgtccatgaggtcgcatagagtaccagaagaatatatgaggtggacgaagctgctttatgcgaagcctaccagcgttgtacgatgtgctgttggaacaagcaggccattccctgtacgagtaggggttcatcagggttcatccctctcatctctgctgttcatactgtgcatggacacgataacgaaggaaatccagaagcagcatccgtggactctactctttgccgacgatgtcatgctcgcgtcggagtctcgagatgatcttcagaaacaagtgcagtcttggaaggatcagctgcagcaatatggattgcgcctcaacacatcaaaaactgagtacatggagtgcggaccaaggatagaggatggttcaattcgtgttgatggcaccgaattaaacaaggtgaactgcttcaagtaccttggatccaaagtgacttccacaggcgacattgatcaagaaggtcgagcacgtgttaatgctgcatggatgaaatggaaaatggcaacaggggtactgtgcgacaagaaagtccctgttcgactgaagtcgaagatctacaggacggttgtgcgtcctgttgccctttacggatgcgagtgctggccgacaacgatagccttggaaagagtgctgcacgctatggagatgcggatgttgaggtggacgataggtgtgacgctaaaagagaaagtatccaacgacactgtgcgctccatcttcggtgtcgtcccgataactgagaagatgaaggaggcgcgactgagatggtttggtcacgtattgcggcgggaggaagattctgttgccaaaaccgctctgaagctcgacgtttcaggagtgaggccgcgcgggaggccaaagattcgctggttagaccgtgtgaagctggatatgatagatgcacgtttgtgtacggctgatgcaatggatacaaccaaatggaagacaagaagcagaaaagcggaccctgcaacaacgcgggacaaacgctaggaagaagaagaagaagactgaATACTTCCTGTTCTGTGATGCTGAAGATGTGATCTTTTATTGGCCAGTCTTTTTCGCAAAGATGTAGGAAGGAGGATCCTTGCCACCAGAAATACTGCTGTAGGTCATTTCTGGCTAAACCTCCTCTGCCACAGTCTGTGAGAGTGTGTGAAAGAAATGTGCCCGAAATTTGTCATGCATTTTTGGGAGGAGAGATGTCCTGCGATACTTGATACTTCGGATGAgcggggaacggtcaagaggtacccgtatgatgtgccgctgcgtatccaggaggctgacgagcgtcgttaattgcaccgcgcgtctcctgataccgtcatgatcgctacagtagcctggttgctcctcttgtgttacgtcttcaagacgccccgcccacgccaccctccccacccatttcgccgcgtctgccacTCTTacggcgatttttttttccgccgcgcttacagctcttatgatgcgcttttaaaatcgaacgggaaggaaagtacctggtgttagatgttgttcgaaggccTACATAAAATGTGCTTgttagttaatataaaagaaggaaagaatgaaattctctccttcttttatatgaagaatgcctcgcagacatacactgtacctaaaggtatatctcgaagatacaaaggtctctgttcgccactaatacacctaacctttCATATTGATGTAATGCAGAaaacagatagaaatgaagtgatgaaacgctgttgaaagaaatttgaagaaccatacaaagttttattatataaaactgtataaaacgtacaagcaagtattgaaatatgtcaaatattggtatatttcaatacttgctctacataaacattatatctatgtaaaattttgaaaaggtaaaatgtagaaaggagttaaagaatgtatacaaagtaataagcgcataatgttgctgttattataactgccgcagttgaaagttgaacacgaattcattgaatggcatcgtcacaaacacatacttatgcactgctagtttatataggaAACTTAGGgtatgaaatgtgttaaattatgagacgtctgaaaatatatgcgtgttattcttttccctggagcatctttttgaaataatttttacttattcttctcctttattcccaatgatatgcgcttagtttactatatccgtacatcaggattcgcctcggcaattcgttcttcactccctccttcaaaattcgcactatccaccgcttcgtcgcggcacgaaagtcgcgcgcggcgttgattagagagcaatagggaggcgtggtgtaggtgatctcaggcggtcgtggaggatatctagctggtggagcgtcagccgtaattacgcggaggcgcgcggtgccgaagggaggacaggagcggtcagccggttttcacgggtacctatTGTCCCGCACCCCGGATGAGCGACTGAACACATATACTCCCGATTCTTTGTGTGGCTTGTATAGAACCCAATTAAGAGCAACCTTGGAATCAGAGAAAACGTAAACTCTCCGAATGTCGAGAGTAATTAACAGAGGATGGAATTGGTGCTGCTAATATTAATTAGAGTTCGGGTTTTGGAACTGTTGGTTCCTGACGGATTGGTGGAAATTCTGCTCTGGTCGCTAAGAGTTGACTAGCTGGACCATTCAGAAGGTATGCGCCCGCACACATAGCATTGGTACTTGTGCCAGTGAAGGTTACCAAAGTAGCCTGACCACCCTTTGGCATGATATACCTTAGCAAGCTCATTTACATTGATTCCCTATTTCATCCCACTTTTTGCATTGAATTTCGCTCAGTTTGGAGTCCTAATCGCATTGGTTTTTCCAGAGATTTTGTAGATACACTATTGCTCTGtagaacagaagaagaaaccaCACCATAGTATCATAGCAAGAGGCAATCGCACTGGTCATTTTGCGTTTTGTGATCGGTGAGATTTTTGGGACATTACAGGTAAGAAGAAACATGTCCGTCGATGAGCTTCAAGTTATTCCTACCAGTTTTGGATTGAGATCGACTGCTCTGTCATGAGCAGGTATGGATTGCATCAACACCTAATCAttctaaataaattattgtaGGTTAATATTTAGATCTTGAAACatgtctttggtttttttggtaAACATGAGATGTTTCTTGACAGGTGTCAGCTGTCAGGAGTAAATTGTCAACGTATGAATTTTGTTTGATATCTTCAGCCGAGGTCTTTTTTTGTATATCGAGGTGGAAGTATGTTGTACCAACTAACAGGAATGCTGAACATTTCAATCCGAATGTTACTCAGAGGAAGCGCAGCGTGGGACATTATCTGCAATTGGAGCTCGTTTATGATTCCGGAGCCACAACCATCGCATCGCACCTCGATTAGCTTCATTGAGTCCCACTAGCAGGAATGTTTTTTCTATGTCCAAAGCTACCGCGAATTATCCTAGACGTGCTCGAAGTAAAATTCCGCGTAGCAATGGCATTATAACTGGTCCTAGGTGAAGCACATCGTTTAATTATTGGCAATCTTTGTAATGGACGAAACAATTCCTAggctttgttgttgttttctgtgGGGTAAAGGGGGGCCTGGTGAGATACGAAGTGTATTGAAGAATCTCCTGTTCGTTTACCTCTCCAACGATGTTCTTGTTGAGCTGATATGGAAACACATAGTTGTATTTGCCTAGAAGATGTTCGTCTTTGCGAATTGAGGACCAAACATTGACGAGGCTCTTGAAGACAAGAGCCTATTATTCGGTAGCGGTAGCTAGTTTTCCCTCCACTGTAGACGCACATAGTAGGAGTCTTCTCTACGCTCAATTGTATCAACAAACTGTTGCTAGACCTTCTGATCCATTGTTTCTCGATCTTTCTTTTTGGAGGCAACAAATTTTTAAGTACTTGCGGCTTCCACTGACACGTACTTGTCCTATAAACTTTTACTTCTTGTGTAATATTTACCGTGGCTGAACCCACTGTGTTCTCTTGATGGTATTCCTCGTTGTTCATTGACCAACGATTGCCCCATTTCGAAATTTCGTTCAGGTGGAATTGAGATTCTTGCCttacgtttctttttcactctCGCCAGATGGTTGGTCAGATATCAGGAGTATTGATGGCTTGACAAGATCATTCTCCGAATGCGTTAAAATTGACACCTTGAGGGATCGTTTGAAATCGACGTCGGCGTTGGACACCTTTGGTCTGAAAGCTTGATTTAGTACATCGTAGATGACCACTTTCAGCATGCGTTGCTTGCCATCACTATTCCAGAAATGGATTTTGACGAGGCAACCTTTTCTTGAATGTCTTTTTCTGACCCGAATGTGTGTTGAATTTACCTTACTTCAATGACTGGTAAGTGAAGACACTCGATCAGAACATTGCCAATAAAAGATATTTCTGCTCCTGTGTCTATTAAGACGTCTATCTCCTCTATTTTCTTCGTGTCCGGATTCGGAATCGTTAATTTGCCTGCGAGTGGGTACGAACATTCCATGCCTGAGCGTCAAGAATGTCCTGTTATATAGGTACGTCTCTTGGTGGATCACCGGTATTGATGATTGTCGATCAATTGTTTGATAAGTATTTCTCGGTTATTGtatttggaaagaaagaattgaattACCCCAGGATAATTCTCTTTAGTGACTTCAAATATGGTAATCGATTCGCGGGCCTTTCCTACTAATGCCgttaaaaaataactgaacCCGATTAATTCTAGGAGGTCTTGTGTGAATATTTTTACTAAACAATTCCCAGAAATTGTCCCATTCCCATAAGTTTCCGTTAAACTTTCGAATTGCAAAGGTAGGGAGGTTTAACCACTTACCTTGGGGTTGAATGTCTTGCGCGGGAGATTGTACGGTCTCGATAATTACAGTAAGCGTCGAGCAGTGGAAGCAGTTCTCAACCCATACAAGGAGAAGCCTTACCTCTAACCGATGATCTGGGTATCGCCCCCGTCGGGAGCATCCTCGTGAGGCTCAGGCTGGCGAAGTGGTCCTTGGTGTCGTCGTCCCATGCCTCCCTGATCGGTTCTTGGTCTGCAGGTATCCAGCGGCTTGGGTGCTCCTCGTGTGCTCCAGGCGTGGGCTCTTATGAGCCTAGCCGCGGGACTGCTCCGCCCCTCGTGCCAGGTAGCTCCGCCCCTAAAAGGAATATTACGGTATCGATCAACTTGCgatggagcgcattatccccATCACTTACACCTCCCCCCTTACTTTAATTCCGTCCCGGACTTTCACCTATGTGCAAATAACCCGCTACAAATAGTGACCcgataaatagaaatatatacCTATATTTGCCTATAATATATTTACATACTTACATAATTACATAAATAACACGCCGGCCAAGGCAACAACTACTCGTTTTCGAAGTAGCGCGGGAGGTCTGTGGCGGGCACAATAGCATTAAGGGAGCTGGCCCAGCTGATCACACGACCCCAGAAAGGGACACGGCGAAGGGAGCGAACGTGTCCGAAGATGAACTGACCTTGGCGACACTGGGATATTGCTACGTTCATACGCCTATACTCGTCGAGGAATTCGGCAGACTCTGGCGCGACGTGTGTCCGGGTGGTTAAGAGGAGAACCAcctccttttctcttccttggacggagTCGACTGTGGAGAGCTCCACACCCAATTCGTCGGCTGCTCGCTCTAGCCGGCGATACTGTTCGCGATAAAACGTTATGACGCAAAGCTGGGCTGGTGTCAGACCTCGGCGCAAAAGTGCGCGCAAAAGCTCTAAGCATACTTCCACCTCCGCACTGTTGTAATGGGACATATTGGCCGCGTGTTCGGATTGGCCATCTACGTTGATGAACATAAAAGGAATAGTGGGAGTCGGAAATGTAAGAGTGTCTAGAAGTAGCGTCCTGCCTTCCGGTCCTACGCCGCTGACAAGCGCGCCCTCGTACGCGACCCTATTGGGGAGCTCGTTAAGGGCGGGATGGGCTCTTCGATTCACGATGACACTTCGCGTGCGGTTCGAGCTGGTGAATATCGCCGATATAGACCTGTTGTGCCCTAGGCAAAAGATTCGCGAACGCCTCCAGCACTGGTTCTGGGATCTGGGACGCTTCGTCGCCTATGAGGACTCTAAAACGACCACTACATGGGCGAAGGCACCATGTTCCGTACCCATAGTGTTCAGAAGAGACGCAGTTGTTATGCATAGCACGTGGGGAGGACGGAATTTGAGCATAAGCCGGATCATCTGCTCCAGCGTCCGAGAAACATGCCGCTCGGCCACAGCGTACTCCTCTTTATCTTCTTCGGTCATGTGGAGAGCAAGTTCGGGGTCATTGATGTATTCCTCTAAGACCCTACGCCAAGCCGCGAAACTATCACACACACTCCTCTCCGCGTCGGAAAGGACCTCGGCGTAGGTCTCTCCTAGCGACATGAGAATCTTATTCAGGTCGACTGGTGTAGGCGTGAGATTCTCCTGAGCTGCTGAGTCCGCCACAAACCGTAACACGTTCAGGTCCCTATAAGCCGAAAGCGACAGCATCGTCTGAGCGAACTGGGCCACAGCCGCGTTGGTGCTCGCTGTTGCCAAGACGGGGGCGTCTCCTGTTGCCCATCGAGCAGCGATAATTGCACCAACGACTGTCTTGCCCGTACCGAAAGCCGCCTGAATAACAGTAATGGGGATGCTATCGGCCCCCAATGCTGTGGTTTCGCGTTGCTCTGTAGAGAGAGTGACGCGACCGTGAATCGTGACGATCATATCCTGGGTTATCAGGGCCGTCGGCTTTTCTTCTCCGCGATTAAGGCAACCTAGGGGGGCAGAACCATATACTCGATCCATGATAGCGAGGGCTACTGATCCCCGCGCGAAGTTATCTATTAAGCACATCCTAGAAATGTGCTCGTCTACGGGGTTGGCGGCAGCTGATGCCTTCGTCAGGCGGGCCGCGACATCGAGAAAGACGCCCTCGTCAAAGGGGCGACCGTGTTCATGGGCGAGACGTTCTACCGACCGATTGTGCCAACCGCTGATATCGACTACTACCCTCAAATTCTTGGACTGCGAGTCCAGGTTTGCTCGTCTGACTGTGGCGCGCGTGAGAGTATTAGCGCCAACTACCCACATGGCTACTGGCCGGCTACCAGCCCATCTAACTTCGGTTGCCATGTCCGTGAGGACGAAATGGACGCGCAACGGGAAGATCTGAAAACTGGGTATCGTTGCGGTCACCCAATGTGTCTGCCGATCGTCGTGCATAGTGCTTATTGCCGATAAGGCCGAACGGGCCACTTTGAAGATCTGGGCCATTTGCCGCTTGGCTAAGTCGGGGAAACGACGATAGTTTTCAAACGACCCCGCTCTGTCGGCCAGCCATTGCTCGTCTTCCTGGGTCGGGCGTGATACGCGCAAAGGTACAATAGCTTCCTCTGGGTGCATCGGGAGAAACCGGCGAACGAGATGACACAATTGCCTACGGGCGTGCTCGGACGGCGGGGGTTCCGAAAATCGCATCGCCGAAGAGACATTGTATCGCGTCCTGGACGAGAGGAACTGATCCTCGCGTGCCTCATCGAGACGGAAATCGCAAATAGTAGGTGTGAGGAAAACGGCATCCGGCGCGCCTTAGAATACTGCACGAAGGTGGGTGACGCGATTCCTGCGGCGGAAGAGACCTAGAACAAGTCCGTAGACAGGCTCTTGTAGGGTATCGGGCGACGCAAACACGAAACAAGCTGCTCTGAAGAAGTAAGCCGAGTTATTCTCGAGTGCCGTCGTACGAGGGATGCGGGACTGTGCTAAGACAGCGCTAGGGTTGCTGAGCGCCTGACGACTGGGTTTCACGTCATAGACCCACACATAATCCTTAACTGAAACCATAGACTTATCAAGTCCCCTACACGAGCTAACAACATTGATGGCATGCTGATCGAGAATTATGCAATGCAAATCGCGACGATCCGGCCCTACGGTGAAAAAGTCCTTAGCTTCGAGGATAACTCCGGAACCCCATCCTGTTGAAACTACTTGTTAGAGGACAGGTCTAATACGATCTGCAATAGGTGGTAGAGTTACAGTGTCGTGACGACCCGAAGGAGTCTTTTCTACCGACTCGACGTCAATGTCTGAATGTGAACCCGCTAACACTTCCTGGATAATTTGGGAGGAACGCTGGCAAAACGCGATCGTGTCCTCCAAGTGCTGCAGTTCTATCAAGGGAATCGCGGGGGGTACTCCGACCTCCGGTATCGGGATTAAGGGGAACAGCGTCCGATTGAAACTCAGCTTAAGGTAGCCTGAAGGAGGAAGGTGCGGATAAGTTTCCGCTGGCATCCGGAGATCCACCCGTAGACGGGGGCTTCGGAGAATACGGACGGGACGCGGGTTAACGAACTTCGCCCATAGATGCAGATGCTTCAAATAATGGTGGAAGCCAACCGGTGTCTCGCTCGATATGAGTATCGGTCGGGGTATGACCTCCTCGTCGCGAACCGGGGACTGTTCACGCTGCGCCAAGCGTCTCACGGCACCGCGACCCCGCTCCCTACCATACCCTTTAGAGGAAGAATGGCCTTCGTTACGGAATGATTGTTATGAACTACCGAATGCTAATGATGCTTCCGAAGGACTGGCCCAACTGGTATCGTCGTGACTAGGAGACGTGGCCGCCGACGGCTGAGACGGACCCGGTGGAGGCGACGAGAAGCAACCTGAAAGTGTAGAAAAGCCACTACGGAAAGTGCGCTTAACTCGCTCCGTTGGTGGCGGGGAACTACCGCTAGAACAAGAAGACGCAACGTCGACTTCACCCGGAGTGGCGGCGCAGGTCGAGGGAACTTGGGATACTGTATGAGTGATGGAGAGATTCTCCATAGACGCAGTAAGACGTAGCAGATTATCGTCTGAGGAGAGAACCGTAGTGTCGACCCTTGCGGTTACCCTAGTCTGTCCTAGATCCCGGCTAAGATTCGGTGGGGGAGTAGAGCAGTCCATGTCTCTGGTGGTAACGTCGGGAGAAGAGGACAAAGCTAGGTGAGATACTGACATCGCTTCACCTGCGGACTCCCAGAAGAAACTATACTGAGAAGGGTCCTGGGTCGATGACGGACTAGACTTGATATCTGCCGGATCCCGGCTATGATATTCACTAGACTGGAAAGCTGCCGGATCCCGGCTAAGAAATACGCTAGACTTGAAAACTGTCGGATCCCGGCTAGGAGATGCATTAGACTTGAGAACTGCCGGATCCCGGCTAAGAGAGGAGAAGGAAGGGGATGATAAATAACTGATATGAGCTTCGGCCGGACCCCGGCTAGGAGATACATTAGACTTGAAAACTGCCGGATTCCGGCTAGGAGATACGTT is a window encoding:
- a CDS encoding hypothetical protein (NECATOR_CHRX.G22202.T2); protein product: MNQVKRCFELSEPVFSFPWLPVEEGRALGAAQAAEQESSEYHSRDPADIKSSPSSTQDPSQYSFFWESAGEAMSVSHLALSSSPDVTTRDMDCSTPPPNLSRDLGQTRVTARVDTTVLSSDDNLLRLTASMENLSITHTVSQVPSTCAATPGEVDVASSCSSGCFSSPPPGPSQPSAATSPSHDDTSWASPSEASLAFGYGRERGRGAVRRLAQREQSPVRDEEVIPRPILISSETPVGFHHYLKHLHLWAKFVNPRPVRILRSPRLRVDLRMPAETYPHLPPSGYLKLSFNRTLFPLIPIPEVGVPPAIPLIELQHLEDTIAFCQRSSQIIQEVLAGSHSDIDVESVEKTPSGRHDTVTLPPIADLKDYVWVYDVKPSRQALSNPSAVLAQSRIPRTTALENNSAYFFRAACFVFASPDTLQEPVYGLVLGAPDAVFLTPTICDFRLDEAREDQFLSSRTRYNVSSAMRFSEPPPSEHARRQLCHLVRRFLPMHPEEAIVPLRVSRPTQEDEQWLADRAGSFENYRRFPDLAKRQMAQIFKVARSALSAISTMHDDRQTHWVTATIPSFQIFPLRVHFVLTDMATEVRWAGSRPVAMWVVGANTLTRATVRRANLDSQSKNLRVVVDISGWHNRSVERLAHEHGRPFDEGVFLDVAARLTKASAAANPVDEHISRMCLIDNFARGSVALAIMDRVYGSAPLGCLNRGEEKPTALITQDMIVTIHGRVTLSTEQRETTALGADSIPITVIQAAFGTGKTVVGAIIAARWATGDAPVLATASTNAAVAQFAQTMLSLSAYRDLNVLRFVADSAAQENLTPTPVDLNKILMSLGETYAEVLSDAERSVCDSFAAWRRVLEEYINDPELALHMTEEDKEEYAVAERHVSRTLEQMIRLMLKFRPPHVLCITTASLLNTMGDEASQIPEPVLEAFANLLPRAQQVYIGDIHQLEPHAKCHRESKSPSRP
- a CDS encoding hypothetical protein (NECATOR_CHRX.G22202.T1); translation: MSVSHLALSSSPDVTTRDMDCSTPPPNLSRDLGQTRVTARVDTTVLSSDDNLLRLTASMENLSITHTVSQVPSTCAATPGEVDVASSCSSGCFSSPPPGPSQPSAATSPSHDDTSWASPSEASLAFVKDYVWVYDVKPSRQALSNPSAVLAQSRIPRTTALENNSAYFFRAACFVFASPDTLQEPVYGLVLGAPDAVFLTPTICDFRLDEAREDQFLSSRTRYNVSSAMRFSEPPPSEHARRQLCHLVRRFLPMHPEEAIVPLRVSRPTQEDEQWLADRAGSFENYRRFPDLAKRQMAQIFKVARSALSAISTMHDDRQTHWVTATIPSFQIFPLRVHFVLTDMATEVRWAGSRPVAMWVVGANTLTRATVRRANLDSQSKNLRVVVDISGWHNRSVERLAHEHGRPFDEGVFLDVAARLTKASAAANPVDEHISRMCLIDNFARGSVALAIMDRVYGSAPLGCLNRGEEKPTALITQDMIVTIHGRVTLSTEQRETTALGADSIPITVIQAAFGTGKTVVGAIIAARWATGDAPVLATASTNAAVAQFAQTMLSLSAYRDLNVLRFVADSAAQENLTPTPVDLNKILMSLGETYAEVLSDAERSVCDSFAAWRRVLEEYINDPELALHMTEEDKEEYAVAERHVSRTLEQMIRLMLKFRPPHVLCITTASLLNTMGTEHGAFAHVVVVLESS